AACGCGACGAGCCACCAACTCATCGTCGACATCGCGCAGGCCCACGACATCGCCCGCTACTTCGATCCGCTCGTCACCTCGGCCGAGTACGGACGGCCGAAACCCCATGAGGGAATCTTCACGCACGTGCTCGACGCGTGGGGGCTCCCCGCCGCCGACGTCGTGATGGTCGGGGACACCCTCGGGGCGGACATCCTGGGCGCCGACCGCGTCGGGATGCGCTCGATCCTCGTGGACATCGAGCCCAACCCGGACAACCCGCGGTTCGCCGACCGGGTCCGGCCGACGGCCCGGGTCACGTCGCTCCGCGAGATCCCCCCGATCGTCCGGCGATGGAGCGGCGCGTAGCCGCCTAGACTCTCCCTAGCGCCTGCTCGAAGTCCTCGATCAGGTCGTCGATGTCCTCGATGCCCACCGAGATCCGGATCAACCCGTCCGCGATCCCCGCGGCCAGGCGCGCCTCGCGCGGCATGTTCACGCTCGTCGTGGACGCCGGGTGCGTCACGAGCGTGCTGACCCCGCCCAGGCTGACGGCCAGCTTGGCGACGCGCAGCGCCTCCACGCAACGCGCCCCGGCGGCGACATCGCCGCGCACCTCGATGCTTAGCATGCCCCCGTATCCCTCCGACATCTGGCGGGTCGCGACGTCGTGGCGGGGATGCTCGGGAAGCCCGGGGTAGTAGACCTTCTCCACCTTCGGGTGCGCGGTCAGATACCGTGCGAGAGCGTAGGCGTTCGCGTTGTGCCGCTCCATACGGAGCCCCATCGTCATCAGGCCCCGGATCAACAGGTACGCCGCGAAGGGATCAAGGACGCCGCCGAAGATCCGCATCGTCCGCACACAGCACCGGACCAGATCGCGCGAGCCCACGATCGCCCCGGCCGTCACGTCGTGGTGCCCCCCCAGGTACTTCGTCGCGCTATGGCAGACGAGATCGACGCCGAGCGCGAGCGGCGTCTGATTGTACGGTGTCGCGAACGTGTTGTCCGCGATCGTCCGCGCGCCGCACCGCCTCGCCAGCGCGACCACCCCGGCGATATCCGTGACGCCGAGGAGGGGGTTGTTCGGCGTTTCGATGTAGAGGAGTTTCGTGGTGGACCGGATCGCGTGGCCGTAGGCGTCGAGGTCGGGATCGTCCAGGAACGTGACTTCTACGCCGTACCGCGGCAGCACGCCGCGGAACAACTCGAACGTCGCTTGGTACACCGCGGTGGGTACGACCGCGTGGTCGCCGGCGCGGAGCAGGCTGACGACCGAGGTGGAGATCGCCGCCATGCCCGACGACACCGCGAGCGCCGCCTCGCCGCCCTCAAGCAGGGCCACCTTCTGCTCGAACACGTGCGTCGTCGGGTTGGCCCACCGCGTGTAGAAGTACCCGGATCCGGTCTCCGCGCCGAGCCGCGCTCCTTCCTCGACCGTGTCGTACTGGAACGTGGCGGTCTGATAGATTGGGGTGACAACCGAGTGGTTCGCGTCCGGCACCGCGCCGCCATGCACCGCCCGCGTGGTAAACCCGCCCCGCACCTGCTTCGCCATGCCAGTCCTCCTCCGCCGCCCGTCTGCGATCACGGCGGCCTGCCCCGCCGAACGCTACGCGCCGTCCCTCGCCCGCCCCGCCTCTCCCAGCGCCACGCCCGCGAGAATCGCCGCCGCGCCCAGCGCCTGCCGGGTGCCGAGCGCCTCGCCCAGCCACGCCACGCTGAACCCGACGGCGGCCACCGGCTCCACGGCGAACAACAGCCCAGTGCGGGTCGGGGACACGGTGCGCTGCGCCCACGACTGCGCGAGGTAGGCGGCGAACGTCGCGCCGACCGCCATAAACACGACGGATGCGATCGTGCCAGGGAGTACGCCGATCGGCCGGGGCTCCCATACCAGCCCCACTGCCCCTCCCAGGACCGCGACGGTCGAGACCTGGAGGAACGCAAAGCCGGCCGGCGGCAGCGCGCCCGCGAACCGTCCCACCAGGATCAGGTGCAGCGCGAGCGCCACGGCGCACCCGAGCACGAGCGCATCACCGGCACTGAGGCGTTCGCCCTGCCATGACAGCAACCACAGCCCGCACGCCGCGAGCGCGACGCCGGCGGCCGTCGGGGCGCTCGGGACCCGCCGGATCCAGACGAAGAGCAGCACCGGCACGATCACGACGTTCAGGCCGGTAATGAGGCCAGCCTTGCTGGCCGTCGTTTGCGCCAGCCCAAGCGTCTGCAGCGCGTACGCGGCGAACAGCACCGCGCCGGTCAGCCATCCGCGACCCAGATCGGCCAAGCGGAGGCGCTTGAGATCGCGCCGCGCGAGAGGCAGCAGCAACACCCCCGCGATCGCGAAGCGTAGACCGAGATAGGAGAATGGCCCGAGAGACCGGAGCACGACCTTGGCGAGGGGAAACGTCGCGCCCCAGATCACCGCCACCCCGATCAGCGACGCGTCGGCGGCTATCCGAAGCGTGGGCATGGCGGCTACTTGTCTTCGGATCTTCGTAGTTCCTCTTCGCTCCCGCACCACAACACCACGCGGCGTTGATCAGGCCCCGAGAGGACGTGCCAGCGGTTCGACCGGGGCGGTACGCACGCTTCATGCGCGTCCACTCGTGACGAGAGCGACGACAGGGAGGTGAGCGCAGCAAAAAGGGGGGACGCAGAATACGCGTCCCCCTGAGGGCAGACGGCGCGGCCCGGGCCGCGACTACTCCTGCAGTTTGGAGATCTTGGACCCCTGCAGCGTCAGATTGTACATCAGGCCCTGCTGGCCGACGACGAACCCGACAATGGGTTGGTCAAGCGTCGCGGAGTCGATGGACGCGTGGGCGCCAAGATTCACAAGCACCACCGAGCCGTCGACGCCGACCTGCCACCCCTGCCGGGCTTGGAAGTCCTGGAGCGCTTTGTCCTGGAGCGCTTTGTCCTGGAGGAACACCAAGATCACATCTTTCTTTTGCGCGCCCAACTGAAATCCGATCGATGCGGACGCGAGGCTGTAGTAGGCAACGGTCTGCCCGCCGATCCGCAGCGCGCCCTGCCCGTACTGTCCGCCGACCCCGATCCCCGCCTGCACGACATCGGGGAACACAAGCACGCCTTTGGCGTCCCGGAGGAATGCGTCGGCTCCGCTGACTTGCTGCGTGAAGCGGTCGAGTGCCGCATCAACGCTCGCATCGATCTCCTGTGGAGTCTTCGCGTACGACGGGCTTTGGACCAACGCGACGCACAAGAGCGCGGCGCAGATCGATCCGACGATCGCCCGCCCGCCTGTCTGCATGTGCATGACACGTGCCTCCTTTCCAAGCGGCCACGCCGGCCAATCTGCCAGGGCAAGGCCGACAAGACGCATCGGAGCCCGACCCATCAGGCACCCTCACAGGGGATTTTTCCCACGGACCATGCGGTTACAACGCTGGGCGGACCTTCCGATGACGGTGGCGCACGATCAGATGGGCCACATGGCTAGCGCGGAGCCTTGGCAAAGAAGAACGGCCTGCACCGCCGGATATACCTGCATGGACGCGAGGCCGTCTTGCGAGGAGGTAAGCTCCCCACCCTATCATTATGCCCCGTATCCACGATGCGTGAACATGAGGCATTCTGAGCAAGGACGTCACGCGCACGCCCGTGTCTCGGGTGGGCGTAACAGGCGCCACACTCCGCTCGCGGTCGAGCCGCTCATGGTGTCCCTCGCGTCCCGGGCTCGAACA
This genomic window from bacterium contains:
- a CDS encoding DMT family transporter translates to MPTLRIAADASLIGVAVIWGATFPLAKVVLRSLGPFSYLGLRFAIAGVLLLPLARRDLKRLRLADLGRGWLTGAVLFAAYALQTLGLAQTTASKAGLITGLNVVIVPVLLFVWIRRVPSAPTAAGVALAACGLWLLSWQGERLSAGDALVLGCAVALALHLILVGRFAGALPPAGFAFLQVSTVAVLGGAVGLVWEPRPIGVLPGTIASVVFMAVGATFAAYLAQSWAQRTVSPTRTGLLFAVEPVAAVGFSVAWLGEALGTRQALGAAAILAGVALGEAGRARDGA
- a CDS encoding PLP-dependent aspartate aminotransferase family protein; this encodes MAKQVRGGFTTRAVHGGAVPDANHSVVTPIYQTATFQYDTVEEGARLGAETGSGYFYTRWANPTTHVFEQKVALLEGGEAALAVSSGMAAISTSVVSLLRAGDHAVVPTAVYQATFELFRGVLPRYGVEVTFLDDPDLDAYGHAIRSTTKLLYIETPNNPLLGVTDIAGVVALARRCGARTIADNTFATPYNQTPLALGVDLVCHSATKYLGGHHDVTAGAIVGSRDLVRCCVRTMRIFGGVLDPFAAYLLIRGLMTMGLRMERHNANAYALARYLTAHPKVEKVYYPGLPEHPRHDVATRQMSEGYGGMLSIEVRGDVAAGARCVEALRVAKLAVSLGGVSTLVTHPASTTSVNMPREARLAAGIADGLIRISVGIEDIDDLIEDFEQALGRV
- a CDS encoding YSC84-related protein translates to MHMQTGGRAIVGSICAALLCVALVQSPSYAKTPQEIDASVDAALDRFTQQVSGADAFLRDAKGVLVFPDVVQAGIGVGGQYGQGALRIGGQTVAYYSLASASIGFQLGAQKKDVILVFLQDKALQDKALQDFQARQGWQVGVDGSVVLVNLGAHASIDSATLDQPIVGFVVGQQGLMYNLTLQGSKISKLQE